One stretch of Pandoraea oxalativorans DNA includes these proteins:
- a CDS encoding MFS transporter, with product MSASAAPNATAQASRTSPHAWRVIVSASIGNALEWFDLVVYGFFAVTIAKLFFPTGNDTVSLLLTLGTFGVSFFMRPLGAIVIGAYADRAGRKAALTLSILMMMVGTLLIAIMPTYSAIGVLAPVGIVIARMVQGFSAGGEFGSATAFLAEHAPQRRGFFSSWQVASQGLTTLLAAGFGALLTGNLSPEAMASWGWRVPFFFGLLIGPVAYYIRRRLDETPEFLDIEPTQSPLRDTFASQKERLLLAIGVVVMATVATYLVLYMPTYAVKQLGLPSSAAFSAVLLTGVVQLIVAPIVGHWSDTHGRIKPMLAAAVALLVLVYPMFRFLDANPTFGSLMVFQIVLGLLMTTYFGALPALLTELFPVQVRTTGLSLGYNIAATVFGGFAPFIITWLIGATGNKLAPSFYLIFAALISITALLRSRKIGMR from the coding sequence ATGAGCGCAAGCGCAGCCCCCAACGCGACGGCACAAGCCAGTCGCACTTCCCCGCACGCCTGGCGTGTGATCGTATCGGCCTCGATCGGTAACGCGCTCGAATGGTTCGATCTCGTGGTGTACGGCTTCTTCGCCGTGACCATCGCGAAACTGTTCTTTCCGACCGGCAACGACACGGTGTCGCTGCTGCTCACGCTCGGCACGTTCGGAGTGTCGTTCTTCATGCGTCCGCTGGGCGCCATCGTGATCGGCGCATACGCCGACCGCGCGGGACGTAAAGCCGCCCTCACCCTTTCGATCCTGATGATGATGGTCGGTACGCTGCTCATCGCGATCATGCCGACGTACTCCGCCATCGGTGTGCTCGCGCCTGTGGGCATCGTCATCGCCCGCATGGTTCAGGGCTTCTCGGCTGGCGGAGAATTCGGTAGCGCGACGGCGTTTCTCGCCGAACACGCGCCGCAGCGTCGTGGCTTCTTCTCCAGCTGGCAGGTCGCGTCGCAAGGTCTCACAACGTTGCTGGCCGCCGGCTTCGGCGCACTGCTGACGGGCAACCTGTCGCCTGAAGCGATGGCCTCGTGGGGCTGGCGCGTGCCGTTCTTCTTCGGCCTGCTGATCGGCCCGGTGGCGTACTACATTCGCCGCCGTCTGGACGAGACGCCCGAGTTCCTCGACATCGAACCGACGCAAAGTCCGCTGCGCGACACCTTCGCGAGCCAGAAGGAGCGCCTGCTGCTCGCCATCGGCGTGGTGGTGATGGCCACCGTTGCGACGTATCTCGTGCTCTACATGCCGACGTACGCCGTCAAGCAACTGGGTCTGCCATCGTCGGCTGCCTTCTCGGCGGTGCTGCTCACCGGCGTGGTGCAACTGATCGTCGCACCGATCGTCGGGCACTGGTCGGACACGCACGGTCGCATCAAGCCGATGCTCGCGGCCGCCGTGGCGCTGCTGGTGCTCGTCTACCCGATGTTCCGCTTCCTCGACGCGAACCCGACGTTCGGCTCGCTGATGGTGTTCCAGATCGTGCTCGGCCTGCTGATGACGACTTACTTCGGCGCGCTGCCCGCGCTGCTCACGGAACTGTTCCCGGTGCAGGTGCGTACCACGGGCCTCTCGCTCGGCTACAACATCGCGGCGACCGTGTTCGGTGGCTTCGCACCGTTTATCATCACGTGGCTGATCGGTGCGACGGGCAACAAGCTCGCGCCGAGCTTCTATCTGATTTTCGCAGCGCTCATCAGCATTACCGCGCTGCTGCGCAGCCGCAAGATCGGCATGCGCTGA
- a CDS encoding cysteine hydrolase family protein → MSQAQQTQTSRTALIVIDAQESFRQRPFWREDDLAVYFARQQALIDGAVARGVPIVQVFHVASGPFSRESGFVRTLEELHLTPDFTVDKTKHSALAGSTLGAWLVAHGITRLIVSGVRTEQCCETTTRAASDAGYQVDFVTEATLTFPMRHPRTGRELSTAELKERTETVLVDRFARIVTVEEALAAV, encoded by the coding sequence ATGTCGCAAGCTCAGCAAACACAAACGTCGCGCACCGCCTTGATCGTCATCGATGCGCAGGAGTCTTTCCGTCAACGTCCGTTCTGGCGGGAAGACGATCTGGCGGTGTATTTCGCGCGCCAACAGGCGCTCATCGACGGCGCAGTGGCGCGTGGTGTTCCCATCGTTCAGGTGTTTCACGTCGCGTCGGGCCCGTTCTCCCGCGAGTCGGGCTTCGTGCGCACGCTCGAAGAACTGCACTTGACGCCGGACTTCACCGTCGACAAGACCAAGCACAGCGCGCTGGCCGGTTCCACGCTCGGCGCATGGCTCGTCGCGCACGGCATCACGCGACTGATCGTCTCCGGGGTCCGCACTGAGCAGTGCTGCGAGACCACCACCCGCGCGGCATCAGATGCAGGCTATCAGGTCGATTTCGTGACCGAGGCTACGCTCACCTTCCCGATGCGGCATCCGCGCACCGGCCGCGAGCTGTCCACTGCCGAGCTCAAGGAGCGCACGGAAACCGTGCTGGTCGATCGCTTCGCCCGCATCGTGACCGTTGAGGAAGCGCTCGCAGCGGTGTAA
- a CDS encoding threonine/serine dehydratase, which translates to MTQSTPALHDETIDGQPVPTKDTIAALHEKLKPYVRTTPVFTRHDFPTLDNTEVTFKYELLQASGTFKARGAFSNLLSLDDAQRKAGVTCVSAGNHAVAVAYAAQAMGVAAKTVMLKTASPARSSLCREYGADLILAENVHEAFEVVKRVEQEEGRYFVHPFNGYRTILGTATLGYEWIQQTPNLDAVIVPIGGGGLISGVATAIKLFAPHVKVYGVEPAGADAMAQSFVQGGPTKMGPMTGIADSLMAPHTELYGYTLCRRHIDELVIVTDDEMRAGMLTLFRQLKLAVEPACAAATAALMGPLRDKLTGKRVGVLLCGTNTDTATFNRHIEAALAAEANG; encoded by the coding sequence GTGACGCAATCGACCCCTGCCCTGCACGACGAGACCATCGACGGCCAACCCGTCCCGACGAAAGACACCATTGCCGCGCTACACGAAAAGCTGAAGCCCTACGTGCGCACGACGCCGGTCTTCACGCGTCACGACTTTCCGACGCTCGACAATACCGAAGTGACGTTCAAGTACGAACTGTTGCAGGCGTCGGGGACGTTCAAGGCCCGCGGCGCCTTCTCGAACCTGCTCTCGCTCGACGATGCACAACGCAAGGCAGGCGTGACATGCGTGTCCGCCGGCAACCACGCTGTGGCAGTCGCTTACGCGGCGCAGGCGATGGGTGTGGCCGCCAAGACGGTCATGCTCAAGACGGCCAGCCCGGCACGCTCGTCGCTGTGCCGCGAGTACGGCGCCGACCTGATCCTCGCGGAGAACGTCCATGAGGCGTTTGAGGTCGTCAAGCGCGTGGAGCAGGAGGAAGGCCGCTACTTCGTGCATCCGTTCAACGGCTATCGCACGATTCTCGGCACCGCCACGCTCGGCTACGAATGGATCCAGCAGACCCCGAACCTCGACGCCGTGATCGTCCCCATCGGCGGCGGCGGTCTGATCTCGGGTGTGGCCACCGCCATCAAGCTGTTCGCGCCGCACGTGAAGGTCTACGGCGTGGAGCCCGCCGGTGCCGACGCCATGGCGCAGAGTTTCGTGCAAGGCGGCCCGACCAAGATGGGGCCGATGACGGGCATCGCGGACAGTCTCATGGCGCCGCACACCGAGTTGTACGGCTACACGCTGTGCCGTCGTCATATCGACGAACTCGTGATCGTGACCGACGACGAAATGCGCGCTGGCATGCTCACGCTGTTCCGTCAGTTGAAACTGGCGGTGGAGCCGGCGTGTGCGGCTGCGACGGCTGCGTTGATGGGCCCGCTGCGCGACAAGCTCACGGGCAAGCGCGTCGGTGTCCTGCTGTGCGGGACGAACACCGATACCGCGACGTTCAACCGTCACATCGAAGCCGCGCTCGCGGCAGAAGCGAACGGTTAA
- a CDS encoding ISL3 family transposase encodes MLDRKLLESLGGWQGYAVERVEWPEGTGRTLSIYLKPTAKVMLCEQCGARCRQVHETTVRRVRDLPLFEYRVVLHVPRRRLLCEQCGGPRLERLTWLGRYQRVTDRLAAACSQLLQSSNVQAVARFFELGWHTVKTLDKARLRASVREPDWSRIEYLAMDEFALHKGHRYATVVVDPISRQVLWIGPGRSRETARAFFEQLPRGVAQRIKAVAIDMTTAYELEIQAHCPRAEIVYDLFHVVAKYGREVIDRVRVDQANQLRQDRPARRVIKSSRWLLLRNRDKLDRQQAVRLDELLQANQPLLTVYVLRDELKRLWFYRRPAWAKQAWHHWCEQAEQSGIAPLNTFAQRLKGYLHGILARCRHRLNTSIVEGINNTIKVIKRRAYGYRDQEYFFLKIRAAFPGNAQ; translated from the coding sequence ATGCTGGATCGCAAGCTGCTGGAGTCGCTGGGAGGCTGGCAGGGCTATGCCGTCGAACGCGTGGAGTGGCCCGAGGGCACAGGGCGCACGCTGTCGATCTATTTGAAGCCAACCGCCAAGGTGATGCTGTGCGAGCAGTGCGGCGCACGATGTCGCCAGGTCCATGAGACCACGGTGCGCCGGGTGCGAGATCTGCCGTTATTTGAGTACCGGGTTGTTCTTCATGTTCCACGCCGGCGCTTGTTGTGTGAGCAATGCGGTGGCCCGCGCCTGGAGCGGCTTACTTGGCTGGGTCGCTACCAGCGGGTGACGGATCGGCTTGCGGCGGCCTGCAGCCAATTGCTGCAATCGAGCAACGTGCAGGCGGTGGCGAGGTTCTTCGAGCTGGGTTGGCATACCGTCAAGACGCTGGACAAGGCCCGGCTCCGAGCGTCAGTGCGCGAACCGGATTGGTCCAGGATCGAGTATTTAGCGATGGACGAGTTCGCCCTGCATAAAGGGCATCGGTACGCGACGGTAGTCGTCGATCCGATCAGCAGGCAGGTGCTGTGGATCGGCCCAGGACGCTCACGCGAGACGGCTCGGGCGTTCTTCGAGCAATTGCCGCGTGGGGTCGCCCAACGCATCAAGGCCGTAGCCATCGACATGACTACGGCCTACGAGTTAGAAATCCAGGCCCACTGCCCACGGGCGGAGATCGTCTATGACTTGTTCCATGTCGTGGCCAAGTACGGACGAGAGGTCATTGATCGGGTGCGCGTGGATCAGGCCAACCAACTGCGCCAGGACCGTCCCGCGCGCCGGGTCATCAAATCGAGCCGCTGGCTGTTATTGCGCAACCGCGACAAGCTAGACCGGCAGCAGGCCGTCCGGCTCGACGAATTGCTGCAAGCCAACCAGCCGCTGCTGACGGTCTATGTCCTGAGGGACGAACTCAAGCGGCTCTGGTTCTACCGAAGACCTGCCTGGGCAAAACAAGCCTGGCACCACTGGTGCGAGCAGGCCGAGCAAAGCGGAATAGCCCCCTTGAACACCTTCGCTCAGCGTCTGAAAGGCTATCTGCATGGCATCCTGGCCAGATGCCGACATCGTCTAAACACCAGCATCGTTGAGGGCATTAACAACACTATCAAGGTCATTAAGCGGCGCGCCTACGGCTACCGAGACCAGGAATACTTCTTCCTCAAAATCCGCGCCGCCTTCCCCGGTAATGCTCAATGA
- the argE gene encoding acetylornithine deacetylase, which translates to MTSASQAIAPQATNEAQPASVDWISKLVSIDTTSRESNLGLIETVRDSLQQAGVEPWLSYDATKRKANLFVTLPAADGNTQGGIVLSGHTDVVPVDGQAWDTDPFKPVVRDGNLYGRGTCDMKGFIGSVMTMLPQMRDAKLKTPFHFAFSYDEEIGCVGAPVMLAELRERGIRPDGSIVGEPTSMRVIVAHKGINAYQCCVRGHAAHSSLTPKGSNAIEYAARLICYIRDLADHFKQNGPFDELFDVPFTTAQTGTISGGIALNTIPALCEFVFEYRNLPGVDAEGIFARIQEYAVSELVPKMQKEHPNAGIEFKKIAAAPALDASEQDAVTQLVRALTKDTDKRKVAYGTEAGQFQLAGVPSIVCGPGNIEQAHKPNEFVSLEQIAQCESFLQKLLRSNTVGA; encoded by the coding sequence ATGACAAGCGCTTCCCAAGCTATCGCCCCGCAGGCCACCAACGAGGCTCAGCCGGCATCGGTCGACTGGATCTCGAAGCTGGTCAGCATCGACACGACGAGCCGCGAATCGAACCTCGGCCTGATCGAGACGGTGCGCGACAGCCTCCAACAAGCCGGTGTCGAACCGTGGCTGTCGTATGACGCCACGAAGCGTAAGGCCAACCTGTTCGTCACCCTGCCCGCTGCCGACGGCAACACCCAGGGCGGCATCGTCCTCTCGGGTCACACCGACGTCGTGCCGGTCGACGGCCAGGCGTGGGACACCGATCCGTTCAAGCCGGTCGTGCGCGACGGCAACCTGTACGGGCGTGGCACGTGCGACATGAAGGGCTTCATCGGCTCGGTCATGACGATGCTGCCGCAAATGCGCGACGCCAAGCTCAAGACGCCGTTCCACTTCGCCTTTTCGTACGACGAAGAAATCGGCTGCGTGGGCGCACCGGTCATGCTCGCCGAACTGCGCGAGCGCGGCATCCGCCCCGACGGCTCCATCGTGGGCGAGCCGACGAGCATGCGCGTGATCGTCGCGCACAAGGGCATCAACGCCTACCAGTGCTGCGTGCGTGGTCATGCAGCGCACTCGTCGCTCACGCCGAAGGGTTCGAACGCCATCGAGTACGCCGCGCGCCTGATTTGCTACATCCGCGATCTGGCCGATCACTTCAAGCAGAACGGTCCGTTCGACGAACTGTTCGACGTGCCGTTCACCACGGCGCAGACGGGCACGATCTCGGGCGGCATCGCCCTGAACACGATTCCGGCGCTGTGCGAGTTCGTCTTCGAATATCGCAACCTGCCGGGTGTCGACGCCGAAGGCATCTTCGCGCGCATTCAGGAATATGCGGTGAGCGAGTTGGTGCCGAAGATGCAGAAGGAGCATCCGAACGCGGGCATCGAGTTCAAGAAGATTGCGGCCGCCCCGGCGCTCGACGCCTCGGAGCAGGACGCCGTCACCCAACTCGTGCGTGCGCTCACCAAGGACACCGACAAGCGCAAGGTCGCCTACGGCACCGAAGCGGGTCAGTTCCAGCTCGCAGGCGTGCCGTCGATCGTGTGCGGCCCGGGCAACATCGAGCAAGCCCACAAGCCCAACGAGTTCGTGTCGCTCGAACAGATCGCGCAGTGCGAATCGTTCCTGCAAAAGCTGCTGCGCAGCAACACCGTCGGCGCCTGA
- a CDS encoding ornithine cyclodeaminase family protein, with product MSASATHSASPPVLLLDAAQIAALMPVAEAMPVMSDMFGALAREQIHLPLRQIIRPPEALGAKGMLGMMPAFLGSAAGGESVYGAKVGTFFPGNSTVGKDPHQGCVLLMSGETGELLAVMNAAEITGIRTAAVTGLATSLLARHDASRLALVGAGHQAHWHLAALAAARPLHHVRVASRSLASAQAFVDKEQPNYGFRLEAIQRVEDAVRDADIVVTVTNSTDPVLRAEWIAPGTHVNLVGSSTPRHREADTLLMARAQLFVDRRESTLNESGDYLAAAAEGRIGPDDLLAELGELVTRSHPGRTDAESVTLFKSLGMGAQDVALAAALYRRAMADDVGVRASV from the coding sequence ATGTCAGCTTCCGCCACCCATTCCGCTTCGCCGCCTGTCCTGTTGCTCGACGCCGCGCAAATCGCCGCACTGATGCCGGTCGCCGAAGCGATGCCGGTCATGTCCGACATGTTCGGTGCGCTCGCCCGCGAGCAAATTCACCTGCCGCTGCGCCAGATCATTCGTCCGCCGGAAGCGCTCGGCGCGAAAGGCATGCTGGGCATGATGCCCGCATTCCTCGGCAGCGCCGCAGGCGGTGAGTCGGTCTACGGCGCGAAGGTCGGCACGTTCTTCCCCGGCAACAGCACCGTCGGCAAGGACCCGCATCAGGGCTGTGTTCTGCTGATGAGCGGCGAGACGGGTGAGCTCCTCGCCGTCATGAATGCGGCCGAGATCACCGGCATTCGCACCGCTGCGGTCACCGGGCTGGCGACAAGTCTGCTCGCGCGCCATGACGCCTCGCGTCTCGCGCTGGTCGGCGCAGGCCATCAGGCCCACTGGCACCTCGCTGCGCTGGCGGCGGCGCGACCGCTGCACCATGTGCGCGTGGCAAGTCGTTCGCTCGCCTCCGCGCAGGCCTTCGTCGACAAGGAACAGCCCAATTACGGCTTCCGACTGGAAGCCATACAGCGTGTCGAAGACGCCGTGCGCGACGCCGACATCGTGGTGACGGTGACGAACTCGACCGACCCGGTGCTTCGCGCCGAATGGATCGCACCGGGCACGCACGTGAATCTCGTCGGCAGCAGCACGCCGCGCCATCGCGAAGCGGACACCCTGCTGATGGCACGGGCGCAATTGTTCGTCGACCGCCGCGAATCGACGCTCAACGAGTCGGGTGACTATCTGGCTGCCGCCGCCGAGGGGCGCATCGGCCCGGACGACCTGCTCGCGGAACTGGGCGAACTCGTCACCCGATCCCATCCGGGACGCACCGACGCCGAGTCCGTCACCCTGTTCAAATCGCTCGGCATGGGGGCGCAGGACGTGGCGCTGGCAGCAGCGCTCTATCGTCGCGCGATGGCCGACGACGTTGGCGTGCGGGCGTCTGTCTGA
- the ispD gene encoding 2-C-methyl-D-erythritol 4-phosphate cytidylyltransferase: protein MSDRLFAVIPCAGAGVRAGADVPKQYRSVGGRPMLHYALAAFDACSEFAQTVLVLAPDDNHFDGRRFGTLRFAVRRCGGPSRHASVLGGLQALTEFGAQDTDWVLVHDAARPGITPELIRTLVGALRDDPVGGILALPVADTLKREQPPVEKGKLAAIQATESRDGLWQAQTPQMFRLGMLRHALEDALAAGAEVTDEASAIERIGHAPKLVRGSLRNFKVTYPEDFALAEAFLGTAKPA from the coding sequence GTGAGCGACCGACTTTTTGCCGTGATCCCGTGTGCCGGGGCTGGTGTGCGCGCCGGGGCCGACGTGCCCAAGCAATACCGAAGCGTCGGCGGACGTCCCATGCTTCACTATGCGCTCGCCGCGTTCGACGCCTGTTCCGAATTCGCGCAGACCGTGCTGGTGCTGGCGCCGGACGACAATCATTTCGACGGACGACGTTTCGGCACGTTGCGTTTTGCCGTGCGCCGCTGCGGCGGCCCGTCGCGCCATGCGTCGGTGCTGGGCGGGCTTCAGGCGCTCACCGAGTTCGGCGCGCAGGACACCGACTGGGTGCTCGTGCACGATGCGGCGCGTCCCGGCATTACGCCTGAACTGATCCGTACGCTCGTGGGCGCGCTGCGCGACGATCCCGTCGGCGGTATTCTGGCGCTGCCCGTCGCCGATACGCTCAAGCGTGAACAGCCCCCGGTCGAGAAGGGCAAGCTCGCGGCGATTCAGGCGACCGAGTCGCGCGATGGGCTCTGGCAGGCGCAGACGCCTCAGATGTTCCGTCTCGGCATGCTCCGCCATGCGCTGGAAGACGCGCTCGCCGCCGGGGCCGAAGTCACCGACGAGGCCAGCGCCATCGAGCGCATCGGCCACGCGCCGAAGCTCGTACGCGGCAGCCTGCGCAACTTCAAGGTGACGTATCCCGAAGATTTCGCACTGGCCGAGGCATTCCTCGGCACCGCCAAACCGGCCTGA
- the mfd gene encoding transcription-repair coupling factor, whose translation MSAANALSRNTVPVPLVKAGQRYAFAGSHASSDALLIARYFEENRERLPLLAVVCAQATDALRLQQELKWCAPDARVRLLPDWETLPYDTFSPHQDLVSERLATLHDLGEKRCDIVLVPATTALYRMAPASYMAAYTFFFTQGERLDEARLKSQLTLAGYEHVSQVMRPGEYCVRGGLIDLYPMGSALPYRLDLFDDTIDSIRAFDPDTQRSLYPVKEVRLLPGREFPFDEPARTAFRGRWREVFEGDPSRSPIYKDIGSGVPSAGIEYYLPLFFEETATLFHYLPADAQLVFVGDLDAAINRFWNDTRQRYNFLSHDRERPVLPPEQLFLLDQDFFTLAKPFARLTLPTPGDGSWAIPLPPLAINRRADDPLAALRAYLARTPARVLLCADSAGRRETLLQLLHDNDLRPTSVESLEDFLTSDKRFSIGVAPLAAGFLLPTEDLAFVTENELYEGLARRAGKRRQEQATSVDSMVRDLAELKVGDPVVHSQHGIGRYQGLVSMDLGEGETEFLHLEYSGDSKLYVPVSQLHLISRYSGADPDTAPLHSLGSGQWEKAKRKAAQQIRDTAAELLNLYARRAARSGYAFELSPRDYEKFADSFGFEETPDQAAAIAAVMSDMTSGRPMDRLVCGDVGFGKTEVALRAAFIAVLDGKQVAILAPTTLLAEQHAQTFSDRFADWPVRIAELSRFKTTKEVNASVKAINEGQVDIVIGTHKLLSNDIQFQRLGLVIIDEEHRFGVRQKEALKALRAEVDMLTLTATPIPRTLGMALEGLRDFSVIATAPQKRLAIKTFVRREEDGVIREAMLRELKRGGQVYFLHNEVETIENRKAQLEALVPEARIVVAHGQMHERDLERVMRDFVTQRANVLLCTTIIETGIDVPTANTILMHRADKFGLAQLHQLRGRVGRSHHQAYAYLLVHDPKSLTKQAQRRLEAIQQMEELGAGFYLAMHDLEIRGAGEVLGDKQSGEIHEIGFQLYTDMLADAVSALKAGREPDLTAPLAATTEINLHVPAILPSDYCGDVQERLSLYKRLANGTHPDAIDTIQEELVDRFGKLPQQAQALIETHRLRLLAKPLGIVKIDASEEAIALQFEPTPPVDPMRIIELVQKHRHIKLAGQDKLRIEVKHAQLTDRVRAIKETLRALGSPSAKAA comes from the coding sequence ATGTCCGCCGCCAACGCCCTATCCCGTAATACCGTGCCTGTGCCGCTCGTGAAAGCGGGACAGCGTTACGCTTTCGCCGGTTCGCACGCATCGAGCGATGCCCTGCTCATCGCCCGCTATTTCGAAGAGAATCGCGAACGCCTGCCGTTGCTGGCCGTCGTGTGCGCGCAGGCGACAGATGCCTTGCGACTTCAGCAAGAGCTGAAGTGGTGCGCACCCGACGCCCGCGTGCGCCTGCTCCCCGATTGGGAGACGCTGCCCTACGACACGTTCTCGCCGCACCAGGATCTGGTCTCCGAGCGTCTTGCCACGCTGCACGATCTCGGCGAAAAGCGCTGCGACATCGTGCTTGTGCCCGCAACCACGGCGCTCTATCGCATGGCGCCCGCCAGCTATATGGCGGCCTACACGTTCTTCTTCACGCAGGGCGAACGGCTCGACGAAGCGCGTCTGAAGTCGCAACTGACGCTCGCGGGCTACGAGCACGTGAGTCAAGTGATGCGCCCCGGCGAATACTGCGTGCGCGGCGGCCTGATCGACCTCTACCCGATGGGCTCGGCACTGCCGTACCGTCTCGATCTGTTCGACGACACCATCGACAGCATTCGTGCGTTCGATCCCGACACGCAGCGCAGCCTGTACCCGGTGAAGGAAGTGCGTCTGCTGCCCGGCCGGGAATTCCCGTTCGACGAGCCCGCCCGCACCGCCTTCCGGGGCCGTTGGCGCGAAGTCTTCGAAGGGGATCCGAGCCGCAGCCCGATCTACAAGGACATCGGCAGCGGCGTGCCGTCGGCCGGTATCGAGTACTACCTGCCGCTGTTCTTCGAAGAGACGGCCACGCTGTTTCACTATCTGCCAGCGGACGCGCAACTCGTTTTCGTCGGCGATCTCGACGCAGCCATCAACCGCTTCTGGAACGACACCCGCCAGCGCTACAACTTCCTGTCGCACGATCGCGAGCGTCCGGTGCTGCCGCCGGAGCAGCTGTTCCTGCTCGATCAGGACTTCTTCACGCTCGCCAAGCCCTTCGCGCGGCTGACGCTGCCCACGCCCGGCGATGGCAGTTGGGCAATTCCGCTGCCGCCGTTGGCGATCAACCGTCGTGCGGACGATCCACTCGCCGCCCTGCGCGCCTATCTGGCACGCACGCCCGCGCGCGTGCTGCTGTGCGCCGACTCGGCTGGCCGTCGCGAGACGCTGCTGCAACTGCTGCACGACAACGACCTGCGCCCGACAAGCGTCGAGTCGCTCGAAGATTTTCTGACGTCGGACAAGCGCTTCTCGATCGGTGTCGCCCCGCTGGCGGCCGGTTTCCTGCTGCCGACGGAAGACCTCGCCTTCGTCACCGAGAACGAGCTTTACGAAGGGCTCGCCCGTCGCGCCGGCAAGCGCCGCCAGGAGCAGGCGACGTCGGTCGACTCGATGGTGCGCGATCTGGCCGAGCTGAAGGTCGGCGACCCGGTCGTCCACAGTCAGCACGGCATCGGCCGCTATCAAGGCCTCGTCAGCATGGATCTCGGCGAAGGCGAAACCGAGTTCCTGCATCTCGAATACTCGGGCGACAGCAAGCTGTACGTGCCGGTCTCGCAACTGCATCTGATTTCGCGCTACAGCGGCGCAGATCCGGACACCGCGCCGCTGCACTCGCTCGGCTCCGGCCAGTGGGAGAAGGCCAAACGCAAGGCCGCACAACAGATTCGCGACACCGCGGCCGAACTGCTCAACCTGTACGCCCGCCGTGCCGCGCGCTCGGGCTATGCGTTCGAGCTGTCGCCGCGCGATTACGAGAAGTTTGCGGACAGCTTCGGCTTCGAAGAAACGCCGGATCAGGCCGCCGCCATTGCCGCCGTGATGAGCGATATGACGAGCGGCCGCCCGATGGATCGTCTGGTTTGCGGGGACGTGGGCTTCGGCAAGACCGAAGTCGCACTGCGCGCCGCCTTCATCGCCGTCCTCGACGGCAAGCAGGTTGCCATTCTCGCCCCCACGACGCTGCTCGCCGAGCAGCACGCGCAAACCTTCTCCGACCGCTTTGCCGACTGGCCGGTGCGCATTGCCGAACTCTCGCGCTTCAAGACGACGAAGGAAGTGAACGCGAGCGTGAAGGCGATCAACGAAGGCCAGGTCGATATCGTGATCGGCACGCACAAGCTGCTCTCGAACGATATCCAGTTCCAGCGCCTCGGCCTTGTCATCATTGACGAAGAACACCGCTTCGGCGTGCGTCAGAAGGAAGCGCTCAAGGCGTTGCGCGCCGAAGTGGACATGCTAACGCTGACGGCTACGCCGATCCCGCGTACGCTGGGCATGGCGCTCGAAGGCTTGCGCGACTTCTCGGTGATCGCCACCGCGCCGCAGAAGCGTCTGGCGATCAAGACCTTCGTGCGACGCGAGGAAGACGGTGTGATCCGCGAAGCCATGCTGCGCGAACTCAAGCGCGGCGGGCAGGTGTACTTCCTCCACAACGAGGTGGAGACGATCGAGAACCGCAAGGCGCAACTCGAAGCGCTCGTGCCCGAAGCGCGCATCGTCGTCGCCCACGGCCAGATGCACGAGCGCGATCTCGAGCGGGTGATGCGTGACTTCGTGACACAACGCGCCAACGTACTGCTGTGTACGACCATCATCGAGACGGGCATCGACGTGCCGACGGCCAACACGATCCTGATGCATCGCGCCGACAAGTTCGGTCTGGCGCAGTTGCACCAGTTGCGCGGCCGCGTGGGCCGTTCGCACCATCAGGCCTACGCCTATCTGCTCGTGCACGATCCGAAGTCGCTCACCAAGCAGGCGCAGCGCCGTCTCGAAGCCATTCAGCAGATGGAAGAACTCGGCGCAGGCTTTTACCTCGCCATGCACGATCTGGAAATTCGCGGTGCTGGCGAAGTGCTGGGCGACAAGCAGTCCGGGGAAATTCACGAGATCGGCTTCCAGTTGTACACCGACATGCTGGCGGACGCCGTGAGCGCCCTCAAAGCCGGTCGCGAGCCGGACCTCACCGCCCCGCTCGCCGCCACGACGGAAATCAACCTGCACGTGCCTGCGATTCTGCCGAGCGACTACTGCGGTGACGTTCAGGAGCGTCTCTCGTTGTACAAACGTCTCGCCAACGGCACGCACCCCGACGCCATCGACACGATTCAGGAAGAACTCGTCGACCGCTTCGGCAAGCTGCCGCAACAGGCGCAGGCGCTTATCGAGACGCACCGGCTGCGGCTGCTGGCCAAACCGCTCGGCATCGTCAAGATCGACGCCAGCGAAGAAGCCATCGCGCTGCAATTCGAGCCGACGCCCCCCGTCGACCCGATGCGCATCATCGAACTGGTGCAGAAACACCGCCACATCAAGCTCGCCGGACAAGACAAGCTGCGCATCGAAGTGAAACACGCACAGCTGACCGACCGCGTGCGCGCAATCAAGGAAACGTTGCGCGCGCTGGGCTCACCCAGCGCGAAAGCGGCCTGA